Below is a genomic region from Desulfobacter sp..
CAGGCCAGGATCACCTCTTCGTCAATCAGAGGCTCAATGCTGTAATGGCCTAAATCTCCGTACACCTGGTCCTTTGTGAGAAAAATATCCACCAGTCCGAAGTCAAGCTCGCCTTGGGATATCAATTCAAAGATCTCAGAAGGGTCCCCCAGTTTCATGGTAAAAACCACCTGGGGATATTTTTTTCTGAAACTTGCAAAAAAACCGGGGAAATAGGATTTTCCAAACTCAATGGGGGAACCGATACGAAGCATACCCCAGGGTTCGTCCCTGGCCCTGAGTATGGTTTCAACCCCTTTTTCAAGATCCCGGATAAAAGGAGAGACAATTTTAAACAGCTGCTTGCCGGCTTCGGTGGGTACAAGTTTTCTGTGAAGCCTTGTGAACAAAGGCAGTTTCAGTTCTTCTTCCAGCTTGCCCAAGGCCTGGCTCACAGCAGAAGAACTGATATTGAGTTCCCTGGCCGCCTGGCCCACGGACTGGGTATGGAAGATAAAATAAAAGACTTTAATACGGTTCAGGTCTGGTAACATTAGCAATACTTAACCAAAGAGTTAAATGTTTTAATTTTACTTAATATCAAAAAACCATTATCTTTTCAACCAATGCAGGTCTTTAAAATTTCACAGATTGGAAGAATTCGGCCTGAGGTTTAAACTCAGCCCATAGGAGGTGAAAATGAAAGCACAATTCAAAGCAGTTTACCGGACAATGGTTTATTTTTTCACACCTGAAGACTCAACGGCAACGGCGGGTCAGGGCAATCTCAGCATAGACATTAAACCCGGGGATCTGAACATGGGCAGTTTAAAAGCCCTTTTCTGGGTTTTAGGTACCATGGGGATGTTCTACCTGGTAACCTTATTGTAAAAAAAACGAATTGCTCAAATATAAACGAGCTGTTTATCAGAACCCTGGAACGAGATCCATTTTAATGTACAGCATACCTTAAATCGTGTCTCTTAGCTTTTTTCCTCCCCTTATTCATGATAAACAGCTCTTTTATTTTCTAGGGAAATATTTTCTTTAAAAACAAATTTATCACGGGGTAGTATTCTCTGGACTCAGAAATCGTATTGTGGCCTGTCCCCTGGACCATTACCAGTTCTTTGGGGGCTTTCAGGCTGTCATACATCGCCTCTGTCCGGGCCAGGGGAATAATCTCGTCCCGGGCCGCTGCCAGGATCAAAGTGTCGGCCCTGATCTGTCCTGAAAAATCAAGGGTTCTGTGGGAATCTGTCAGCACCAGATTCACCAGCCAGGCCGGATAAACCCCTGCCGCCACAGCCTCAATACTGTCAAAAGGGCAGGTGAGGATCAACCCTTTAAGGTTTTTCTTCCATACAAGATAGGACGCAATCGAAGAGCCAAGACTTCTGCCCCAGGCCCCGCACCGGTCCGGGGTCAAGCCGTGCTCCCGGGCAACAGAGTCAAACAAGGCCAGGGCATCTGACTTTAAATCAGCCTCCCGGGGGCGGCCGGCGCTCTGGCCGTATCCCCGATAATTGACCAGGACGATATTGGCATCCACCTGTGCCAGATAATCTTCAATATTCAAGGAGACCTCTTCTGCATTGCCTCCAAAATAAAA
It encodes:
- a CDS encoding LysR family transcriptional regulator; translated protein: MLPDLNRIKVFYFIFHTQSVGQAARELNISSSAVSQALGKLEEELKLPLFTRLHRKLVPTEAGKQLFKIVSPFIRDLEKGVETILRARDEPWGMLRIGSPIEFGKSYFPGFFASFRKKYPQVVFTMKLGDPSEIFELISQGELDFGLVDIFLTKDQVYGDLGHYSIEPLIDEEVILACSNVYYQREINGDHSFENLARKEFISYQKTSLTIRNWFKHHFNRFSPAFNRVMTVDSHQAVINGILHHLGMGVIARHIVGIHIDAGDIVPVLTGQKDVINKISLVQLQNKVPSLTEKTFIRLLKRDIKESGYSNGFLNKSGP